A genomic window from Streptomyces sp. 846.5 includes:
- a CDS encoding amidohydrolase family protein translates to MSHGGKEQRMPAETPPEHPAAPSGPALLLSGARQADGHAVDVRILGERIESVGPAGSLSAPDRLDLTGYLLLPAPTEPHAHLDEAFSATPPLDPCAEPDAAGSTEALQRRITEAALSGLGYGATVQRTHVRIGGVHGLTAMTAALQAARALHGLMELQVVPLPGTLTGRSGAEGRAALREALAMGAHAVGGCPEEDPEPDAHLDAVAALAEECRSPVDLHADLGDPRRLARLAAVFGQFPQRVTVGPCAALELQRPEDATRAIDRLASAGMAVVLLPQSGYCVAAGRGPGRARVAQRAPVRRLLAAGVAVAAGSGALRDLANPVGRVDPLEAAFLLAASGELDEVEAYERVSGAARWALGLAPVRVAPGAPADILAVRGDTLRGVLSGGHSRVVVHGGRVVSRTSAVREFADTTAPAVPRQGRSGPVPLD, encoded by the coding sequence ATGAGCCACGGCGGGAAGGAGCAGCGGATGCCCGCCGAGACGCCCCCGGAGCACCCGGCCGCCCCCAGCGGCCCCGCACTGCTGCTGTCCGGCGCCCGGCAGGCCGACGGCCACGCGGTGGACGTCCGCATCCTCGGCGAGCGCATCGAGTCGGTCGGACCTGCCGGGAGCCTCAGCGCACCGGACCGGCTGGACCTCACCGGGTATCTGCTGCTTCCCGCCCCGACGGAGCCGCACGCGCACCTGGACGAGGCCTTCAGCGCCACGCCACCGCTCGACCCCTGCGCCGAACCGGATGCCGCCGGGAGCACGGAGGCACTGCAGCGGCGGATCACCGAGGCCGCGCTGAGCGGGCTGGGATACGGCGCGACCGTGCAGCGCACACATGTCCGGATCGGCGGAGTCCACGGGCTGACGGCCATGACCGCGGCACTGCAGGCCGCCCGCGCCCTGCACGGGCTGATGGAGCTTCAGGTGGTCCCGCTGCCCGGAACGCTGACCGGGCGGTCCGGCGCGGAGGGGCGCGCGGCCCTGCGGGAGGCCCTGGCCATGGGGGCGCATGCCGTCGGCGGCTGCCCCGAGGAGGACCCGGAACCGGATGCGCACCTGGACGCCGTGGCGGCCCTCGCCGAGGAGTGCCGGAGTCCGGTCGATCTCCATGCCGACCTGGGGGATCCGCGCCGGCTCGCCCGGCTCGCGGCCGTGTTCGGCCAGTTCCCGCAGCGGGTGACCGTCGGCCCCTGCGCCGCGCTCGAACTCCAGCGCCCCGAGGACGCGACGCGGGCGATCGACCGGCTCGCCTCGGCCGGGATGGCCGTGGTCCTGCTGCCGCAGAGCGGCTACTGCGTGGCGGCGGGGCGGGGACCGGGACGGGCGCGGGTCGCCCAGCGGGCGCCGGTCCGGCGGCTGCTGGCGGCCGGGGTCGCCGTGGCCGCCGGCAGCGGCGCGCTGCGGGACCTGGCGAACCCGGTCGGCCGGGTGGACCCACTGGAGGCGGCGTTCCTGCTGGCCGCATCGGGCGAGCTGGACGAGGTGGAGGCCTACGAGCGGGTCAGCGGCGCGGCACGGTGGGCGCTCGGGCTGGCCCCGGTGCGGGTGGCCCCCGGCGCCCCCGCGGACATCCTCGCGGTGCGCGGGGACACCCTGCGCGGGGTGCTCTCGGGCGGCCACAGCAGGGTGGTGGTGCACGGCGGCCGCGTGGTCAGCCGGACCAGCGCGGTACGGGAGTTCGCCGACACCACGGCCCCGGCCGTCCCCCGCCAGGGGCGGAGCGGACCGGTACCCCTGGACTGA
- a CDS encoding GNAT family N-acetyltransferase — MGEAVTVREAAAADLDAAVALWTLSHVVRRNGRPLPEAHIVSAHQRMASPEALVLLAHDSSDGADESQDEPDGKPDEDSEHDLGIIGTIMGVQGRDNEGAGPPVTGLVHISLLSVAPDRWGQHIGRLLVEETINRAVASGFEQAQLWTHADNLRANRLYKAMGFRRSGRVKVDDWGELLVHYRRSLVAQ, encoded by the coding sequence ATGGGCGAAGCAGTGACGGTGCGTGAGGCCGCGGCGGCGGATCTGGACGCCGCAGTGGCGCTGTGGACGCTTTCGCATGTCGTCAGGCGCAACGGCAGGCCCCTGCCGGAGGCTCATATCGTCTCGGCCCATCAGCGGATGGCGTCGCCGGAGGCCTTAGTCCTGCTGGCTCACGACTCGAGCGACGGCGCCGACGAGTCCCAGGACGAGCCGGACGGGAAGCCGGACGAGGACTCCGAGCACGACCTCGGCATCATCGGCACCATCATGGGCGTCCAGGGGCGCGACAACGAAGGCGCCGGGCCGCCGGTCACGGGGCTGGTCCACATATCCCTGCTCAGCGTCGCCCCCGACCGCTGGGGCCAGCACATCGGTCGGCTGCTGGTCGAGGAGACCATCAACCGTGCTGTGGCGAGCGGCTTCGAGCAGGCCCAACTCTGGACCCACGCCGACAATCTGAGGGCCAATCGGCTCTACAAGGCGATGGGCTTCCGCCGCAGCGGCCGGGTCAAGGTGGACGACTGGGGCGAGCTGCTGGTCCACTACCGTCGCTCCCTGGTCGCTCAGTAG
- the rpmG gene encoding 50S ribosomal protein L33 yields the protein MAATDVRPKITLACVECKERNYITKKNRRNDPDRLEMKKHCPRCNSHTAHRETR from the coding sequence GTGGCCGCCACTGATGTCCGCCCGAAGATCACGCTGGCCTGCGTGGAGTGCAAGGAGCGGAACTACATCACCAAGAAGAACCGGCGTAACGACCCGGACCGTCTTGAGATGAAGAAGCACTGCCCCCGTTGCAACTCGCACACCGCGCACCGCGAGACCCGCTGA
- a CDS encoding chitobiase/beta-hexosaminidase C-terminal domain-containing protein, whose amino-acid sequence MRRTALPRPPRLASRGRVVALLTALLLTLAALLGLTATAGPASAATDYTQSVTQLNASQTQITFVPTTAALYVDVHYLVNGANQQNFRMTNSNGSWTQTVSSLSAGNVLEYWFTYEKNGPQYDTPHFTYTQTGATTGTVATPTFSPAGGTFTSAQTVTLADSTSGAAIRYTLDGSTPTASSSLYSTPLSISATTTVKAIGIQSGLTNSAVASATFTIGTSVGCPAQSDTPNFGPNVHIFDPTMSSASIQATLDAQFAQMKDTNTAQFSENRVADLYKPGTYTVEDNVGFYTSVAGLGLNPDDVTINGDVTVDAFNSEDAGNATQNFWRSAENLAINPSSGTDRWAVAQAAPFRRIDVHGNLALYPASYGYASGGYIADTKVTGQASSVSQQQWYTRDSNLGSWAGGVWNMVFSGVNGAPANTFPSPPETTLATTPVSRDVPYLYIDSTGKYRVFEPSLRTNASAPSWANGSTPGTSLPMSQFYVAKAGDTAATINTALSEGCNLFVTPGVYHLSQTLNVTKANTVILGIGYPTFVPDNGVNAMQVADVDGVRLKGLLFDAGTTNSAALLTVGPSGSSASHAANPTTIQDVFFRIGGEVAGKATASLVVNSNDTIIDHIWAWRADHGNAGTVGWTTNTADNGLIVNGANVEATGLFVEHYQKYEVTWNGQNGKTIFFQNEMPYDVPNQAAWISPTGVNGYAAYKVGAGVTTHEAWGLGSYCYFNVNPAVNSYHAFEVPNTAGVKFHDALTVSLGNVGTITHVINDTGAQTATNTTPSNVVSFP is encoded by the coding sequence ATGCGCAGAACCGCCCTTCCGCGCCCACCGCGACTCGCGTCGCGCGGACGCGTCGTCGCCCTGCTCACCGCCCTCCTGCTGACGCTGGCCGCACTGCTCGGCCTGACGGCCACTGCCGGACCCGCCTCAGCCGCGACCGACTACACGCAGAGCGTGACCCAGCTGAACGCGTCGCAGACGCAGATCACGTTCGTGCCCACCACCGCCGCGCTCTATGTCGATGTCCACTACCTGGTCAACGGCGCCAACCAGCAGAACTTCCGGATGACCAACAGCAACGGCAGCTGGACCCAGACCGTCAGCTCGCTGAGCGCGGGCAACGTGCTGGAGTACTGGTTCACCTACGAGAAGAACGGGCCGCAGTACGACACCCCGCACTTCACGTACACCCAGACCGGCGCCACCACCGGGACGGTCGCGACGCCGACGTTCAGTCCGGCCGGGGGGACGTTCACCTCCGCCCAGACCGTGACCCTCGCCGACTCCACCTCCGGTGCGGCCATCCGCTACACCCTGGACGGCAGCACCCCCACCGCCTCCTCCAGCCTCTACAGCACTCCGCTCAGCATCAGCGCGACCACCACCGTCAAGGCCATCGGCATCCAGTCCGGCCTGACCAACTCCGCGGTGGCCAGCGCGACCTTCACCATCGGGACATCGGTCGGCTGCCCGGCGCAGTCCGACACCCCCAACTTTGGCCCGAACGTGCACATCTTCGACCCGACCATGTCCAGCGCCAGCATCCAGGCGACGCTCGACGCCCAGTTCGCGCAGATGAAGGACACCAACACCGCCCAGTTCTCCGAGAACCGGGTGGCCGACCTGTACAAGCCGGGCACGTACACCGTGGAGGACAACGTCGGCTTCTACACCTCGGTGGCCGGCCTCGGGCTGAACCCGGACGACGTGACCATCAACGGTGACGTCACCGTCGACGCCTTCAACTCCGAGGACGCCGGCAACGCGACGCAGAACTTCTGGCGCTCGGCCGAGAACCTGGCCATCAACCCCTCCAGCGGCACCGACCGCTGGGCCGTCGCCCAGGCCGCGCCGTTCCGCAGGATCGACGTCCACGGCAACCTGGCGCTCTACCCGGCCAGTTACGGCTACGCCAGCGGCGGCTACATCGCCGACACCAAGGTCACCGGCCAGGCCTCCTCGGTCTCCCAGCAGCAGTGGTACACCCGGGACAGCAACCTCGGCAGCTGGGCCGGCGGCGTGTGGAACATGGTCTTCTCCGGCGTGAACGGCGCCCCGGCCAACACCTTCCCGAGCCCGCCCGAGACCACCCTGGCCACCACCCCGGTCTCGCGTGACGTGCCGTACCTCTACATCGACAGCACCGGCAAGTACCGGGTGTTCGAGCCCTCGCTCCGGACCAACGCCTCCGCCCCGAGCTGGGCGAACGGCAGCACCCCCGGCACCTCCCTCCCGATGAGCCAGTTCTACGTGGCGAAGGCCGGCGACACCGCCGCGACCATCAACACCGCGCTGTCCGAGGGCTGCAACCTCTTCGTCACCCCCGGGGTCTACCACCTCAGCCAGACCCTCAACGTGACCAAGGCCAACACGGTCATCCTCGGCATCGGCTACCCGACGTTCGTCCCGGACAACGGGGTCAACGCCATGCAGGTCGCCGACGTGGACGGGGTCCGGCTCAAGGGCCTGCTCTTCGACGCCGGGACGACCAACTCGGCGGCGCTGCTGACGGTCGGCCCGTCCGGCTCGTCCGCGAGCCACGCGGCCAACCCCACGACGATCCAGGACGTCTTCTTCCGGATCGGCGGCGAGGTGGCCGGCAAGGCCACCGCGAGCCTGGTCGTCAACAGCAATGACACGATCATCGACCACATCTGGGCCTGGCGTGCCGACCACGGCAACGCGGGCACGGTCGGCTGGACCACGAACACGGCCGACAACGGCCTGATCGTCAACGGCGCCAACGTCGAGGCGACCGGCCTGTTCGTCGAGCACTACCAGAAGTACGAGGTCACCTGGAACGGCCAGAACGGCAAGACGATCTTCTTCCAGAACGAGATGCCGTACGACGTGCCCAACCAGGCGGCCTGGATCAGTCCGACCGGGGTCAACGGGTACGCCGCCTACAAGGTGGGCGCCGGCGTCACCACGCACGAGGCGTGGGGGCTGGGCAGCTACTGCTACTTCAACGTCAATCCGGCGGTGAACAGCTATCACGCGTTCGAGGTGCCCAACACCGCGGGCGTGAAGTTCCACGACGCACTCACCGTCTCGTTGGGCAACGTCGGCACGATCACCCATGTCATCAACGACACGGGCGCCCAGACCGCGACCAACACCACGCCCAGCAACGTCGTCAGCTTCCCGTGA
- a CDS encoding PD40 domain-containing protein: MPPRFSRLLVPVAVASLVAASGLSVYAASPAQAALPGTPGLLAGSKLMPNGGVTTAIENADGSRLVLDQSLGGGTDQGSGTAWSPDGKRIAFTNGYPALETISPSATQVRPSDAFAFDPAYTADGSTIIEAAWVSDGPVFQLMATPSDWTATTNQPTNQKPWFATPTAGSDRYPTVAATTGTVYFEHDATGGSSKDIWTDHGTHTAGLLISNGRQPDISPDGSTLAFVRSVGGFDQIFTQGADGSGSATQITSGSVNHDSPKWAPSGLALDYDANPGTDYLKTTGRHLVLATGTDTLIPNGLFSVVEQPTAPTALGQTSTFHATGPTRLLDTRIGTGTVAKGAVAANGTLPLLVEGAAGVPASGVSAVVLNITVTVPTAAGVLTAYPEGSAAPASSNLNWSAGETIANQVIVPVGADGEVDLVNHSTGTTQVVADVSGYYTSGSTGQSFAAAGPARLLDTRAANGVSTRTPVPANGKVTLQVAGRGGLPASGVTAVVLNVTATHTAAGGYTSVYPDGSTPATASSLDWTAGETIANHVLVPVGADGRVDLVNHSGGTVNLVADTFGYFSATGTSSYHTTAPTRLMDTRQASPIAGGGTRSLDLAGTAVPAGATAVVLNVTVTRTGAPGYLTVYPDGKPLPTSSNLNWSAGQTIPNLVTLPVVDGRIDFHNGSAAGADVVVDVFGYYGG; this comes from the coding sequence ATGCCTCCTAGATTCTCGCGACTCCTTGTCCCGGTTGCCGTCGCTTCCCTTGTCGCCGCGTCCGGCCTCTCGGTGTACGCCGCGTCGCCCGCGCAGGCAGCACTGCCCGGGACACCCGGCCTGCTGGCGGGTTCCAAGCTGATGCCCAACGGCGGCGTCACCACGGCCATCGAGAACGCCGACGGCTCCCGCCTGGTCCTGGACCAGTCGCTCGGCGGCGGGACCGACCAGGGTTCCGGCACCGCCTGGTCCCCGGACGGGAAGCGCATCGCCTTCACCAACGGGTACCCGGCTCTCGAGACGATCTCCCCGAGCGCCACGCAGGTCCGCCCGAGCGACGCGTTCGCCTTTGACCCCGCGTACACCGCCGACGGATCCACGATCATCGAAGCCGCGTGGGTGTCCGACGGCCCGGTCTTCCAGCTGATGGCGACGCCCTCCGACTGGACGGCCACGACAAACCAGCCGACCAACCAGAAGCCCTGGTTCGCGACCCCGACGGCGGGATCCGACCGGTACCCCACCGTGGCCGCCACCACCGGCACGGTGTACTTCGAGCACGACGCCACCGGCGGCAGCAGCAAGGACATCTGGACCGACCACGGCACCCACACCGCCGGACTGCTCATCAGCAACGGCCGGCAGCCGGACATCTCGCCGGACGGCTCGACGCTGGCCTTCGTGCGCAGCGTCGGCGGATTCGACCAGATCTTCACCCAGGGCGCCGACGGGTCCGGCAGCGCCACCCAGATCACCAGCGGCTCGGTCAACCACGACAGCCCGAAGTGGGCCCCCAGCGGCCTGGCGCTCGACTACGACGCCAACCCCGGCACCGACTATCTGAAGACCACCGGTCGCCACCTGGTCCTGGCCACCGGCACGGACACGCTGATTCCCAACGGCCTGTTCTCGGTCGTCGAGCAGCCCACGGCACCGACGGCGCTGGGGCAGACGTCCACCTTCCACGCGACCGGGCCCACGCGCCTGCTGGACACCAGGATCGGCACCGGCACGGTCGCCAAGGGGGCTGTTGCGGCCAACGGCACGCTGCCGCTGCTGGTCGAGGGGGCCGCCGGAGTGCCGGCTTCCGGGGTGAGCGCGGTGGTGCTCAACATCACCGTCACCGTGCCCACCGCGGCCGGCGTCCTGACCGCCTACCCGGAGGGCTCGGCGGCACCCGCTTCGTCGAACCTCAACTGGTCGGCGGGCGAGACCATCGCCAACCAGGTCATCGTCCCGGTCGGCGCGGACGGTGAAGTGGACCTGGTCAACCACAGCACCGGCACGACCCAGGTGGTCGCGGACGTCTCCGGCTACTACACCTCCGGCAGCACCGGCCAGTCGTTCGCGGCAGCAGGGCCCGCCCGGCTGCTGGACACCCGTGCGGCGAACGGGGTCAGCACCCGGACGCCGGTGCCCGCCAACGGGAAGGTCACCCTCCAAGTGGCGGGCCGAGGCGGACTGCCGGCCTCCGGGGTGACCGCCGTGGTCCTCAATGTGACGGCGACGCACACCGCGGCGGGCGGCTACACCAGCGTCTACCCGGACGGTTCCACCCCTGCCACCGCCTCCAGCCTGGACTGGACTGCCGGGGAGACCATCGCCAACCATGTGCTGGTGCCCGTCGGCGCCGACGGCAGGGTCGATCTGGTCAACCACAGCGGCGGCACCGTGAACCTGGTCGCCGACACGTTCGGCTACTTCTCCGCGACCGGGACCTCCAGCTACCACACCACGGCCCCGACCCGGCTGATGGACACCCGCCAGGCGAGCCCGATCGCCGGCGGCGGCACCCGCTCGCTGGACCTGGCCGGCACGGCCGTGCCGGCCGGTGCGACGGCGGTCGTGCTGAACGTCACCGTCACCCGCACCGGGGCGCCCGGATACCTGACGGTCTATCCGGACGGCAAGCCGCTGCCCACCTCATCGAACCTGAACTGGTCGGCGGGGCAGACCATCCCCAACCTGGTCACGCTGCCGGTGGTCGACGGGCGGATCGACTTCCACAACGGCAGCGCCGCCGGCGCCGACGTGGTCGTGGACGTCTTCGGCTACTACGGCGGCTGA